A single genomic interval of Helianthus annuus cultivar XRQ/B chromosome 6, HanXRQr2.0-SUNRISE, whole genome shotgun sequence harbors:
- the LOC110919777 gene encoding uncharacterized protein LOC110919777: protein MTWEDFKTPFLKHHSPKAVINKIKEEFMQLRQKGETVNKITGTFMDRLKFCDELVKTEEQKIYYYHNMLRAEYREFMTPSYYESLTDIINVAREREIELKREVERGERRALDENPSPTKKSKVAESSKKGNAKGCSPSCKICGRAHKGECYFKNKPCVACGKTGHGVSNCPDKVTVCYKCYQPGHKKSECPELTGKKEGADSKNETLKSKARSFQITAAEVKMEPDVVTGIFTVNSVLARVLFDTGANKSFVSHRFI from the coding sequence ATGACTTGGGAGGATTTTAAAACACCATTTCTCAAACATCATAGCCCCAAGGCGGTAATCAATAAGATAAAAGAAGAATTCATGCAATTGAGGCAAAAAGGTGAAACTGTTAATAAAATCACGGGGACGTTTATGGATAGACTTAAGTTTTGTGATGAGTTGGTCAAAACCGAAGAACAGAAAATTTACTACTATCACAATATGCTTAGGGCTGAAtatagggagtttatgactccctcCTATTATGAAAGTCTCACCGACATAATCAATGTGGCGCGGGAGCGCGAGATTGAATTGAAAAGGGAAGTTGAAAGAGGTGAGAGAAGGGCCTTGGATGAAAACCCGAGTCCCACAAAGAAGTCGAAGGTAGCTGAATCTTCGAAGAAAGGAAATGCGAAAGGATGTTCTCCGAGTTGCAAAATATGTGGACGCGCTCATAAAGGCGAATGTTACTTTAAGAACAAACCTTGCGTTGCATGTGGCAAAACAGGGCATGGGGTTTCAAACTGCCCAGACAAAGTGACGGTGTGCTATAAATGTTATCAGCCGGGTCATAAAAAGTCAGAATGTCCGGAACTGACGGGAAAGAAAGAGGGTGCTGACTCCAAAAATGAAACCCTGAAGTCAAAGGCAAGGTCGTTCCAAATCACTGCTGCTGAAGTAAAAATGGAACCTGACGTGGTtacaggtatatttactgtaaattCTGTTCTTGCACGTgttttatttgatacgggtgcgaataagtcTTTTGTTTCTCATAGATTTATTTAA